Proteins encoded by one window of Tubulanus polymorphus chromosome 7, tnTubPoly1.2, whole genome shotgun sequence:
- the LOC141908951 gene encoding carbonic anhydrase 6-like: MFSSLCLVIFCVSGVLSAGLHFKYDRKPWLMGACKSTVRQSPIVLSAQEEQCDARLEENVNLVGVKEELFVSMMNTGHSLQAVPTVGDEMRVVEIFVGEKKYVLKQFHFHWSGEDQHQGSEHKLDGNFGDAEMHFVFDQDKPTEGVRDTLAVLGVIIKADSETDHEDFGRLFDVGLADLNVTSGKVNVTDGITVEDLLDGVDLARYYRYEGSLTTPPCSEMVAWTVLRDTVSISRAQLEQLRSLPLIGTVGNHRKPTEPTPDHNLKVSCGGEEDDRKK; this comes from the exons ATGTTCTCGTCTCTGTGTTTGGTGATTTTTTGCGTCTCCGGGGTCCTCA GCGCCGGGCTTCATTTCAAATATGACCGAA AGCCCTGGTTGATGGGAGCGTGTAAGTCTACGGTGCGCCAGTCGCCTATAGTCCTGAGCGCTCAGGAGGAACAGTGTGACGCTAGGCTGGAGGAAAATGTGAACCTCGTTGGAGTGAAAGAAGAGTTGTTCGTGTCAATGATGAACACCGGACACTCGC tCCAAGCCGTGCCGACTGTAGGGGACGAAATGCGagttgttgaaatatttgtgGGCGAGAAAAAATACGTTTTGAAACAATTCCATTTCCATTGGAGCGGAGAGGACCAACACCAAGGATCTGAGCATAAACTGGATGGGAATTTTGGAGATGCTGAG ATGCATTTTGTATTTGACCAAGACAAGCCGACCGAAGGGGTCAGAGATACACTGGCAGTTCTGGGAGTTATTATCAAAGCGGACAGTGAAACG GATCATGAAGATTTTGGACGACTTTTTGATGTCGGATTAGCAGATCTTAACGTTACTAGCG GTAAGGTAAATGTAACGGATGGGATAACAGTTGAAGATCTATTGGATGGTGTTGATCTGGCCCGGTATTACAGATACGAGGGTAGTTTAACGACTCCACCCTGTTCTGAGATGGTCGCTTGGACCGTATTGAGAGATACAGTGTCTATATCTAGAGCACAG TTGGAGCAATTGAGGTCGTTACCACTGATCGGAACCGTTGGAAACCATCGTAAACCGACCGAACCGACACCCGACCACAATCTGAAAGTCTCATGCGGCGGTGAAGAAGACgatcgaaaaaaatga